One window of Fusarium keratoplasticum isolate Fu6.1 chromosome 2, whole genome shotgun sequence genomic DNA carries:
- a CDS encoding SurE domain-containing protein, giving the protein MHILVTNDDGPPSSHASPYVSCLIQQLKGAGHTVSVCLPHTQRSWIGKAHMIGQTLKPLYYRPSSVIHGEDSEGTTHHRPSPSGDVEEWILVDGTPASCVQIGLHHFFQDRGPIDLVVSGPNYGRNTTAVFALSSGTLGAALEAAVCQKKAIALSFAFFSRNHDPVIIEAACRRSVKVIEALYKQWPTDGSADLYSVNVPLVEGLENKKAIWTNMLQNYWREGGCFQEIEGEAGDENEEEERIREGIQGEVDDAGSSARKGHVHKHFKWAPRFTDVYKSVEESKPGNDGWAVKEGLTSVTALKANFMHDSEESNQKELELSGSEVAIRPKSAVQAIVSYEDSYVQPLILSAIESLFPGILDVTTKEQSSLAEFGDEKVLQITAYESIDFEYAASHEKTSLINSYMIRKALIRKHYLSTTVDHWIAKNPSSILKQHVKRSEAFEVDFAEFLDDALVEAFDLRESMERNEEKPDDKEWWILKPGMSDRGQGIRLFSSMDELQAIFDAWEEDQPDTDDEPEADDDDDGDGIMTSHLRHFVAQPYIHPPLLVEGESRKFHIRTYVMCTGSLNVWVYKHMLALFAGKPYTAPADAPEDIESFLTNTCLQDSPNENTVRRFWDLPLSKETRDDIFTQICDVTGEVFEAAAKAMPIHFQTLPNAFEVFGLDFLVDAKGTAWLLEVNAFPDFKQTGGDLKDIVSGFWKGVLRHGVAPFFNISPKDQEGAEDMVPVRKLDLGRG; this is encoded by the exons ATGCACATTCTAGTCACCAACGACGATGGTCCTCCCTCATCTCACGCCTCTCCCTACGTGAGCTGCCTCATTCAGCAGCTCAAGGGAGCCGGCCACACCGTCTCGGTCTGTCTGCCTCATACTCAACGGTCATGGATTGGCAAGGCCCACATGATCGGCCAGACCCTCAAGCCTCTGTATTACCGTCCTTCGTCTGTCATCCACGGTGAAGATTCTGAGGGCACTactcatcatcgtccttcACCTTCGGGAGATGTCGAGGAGTGGATTCTGGTTGACGGAACGCCTGCTTCGTGCGTCCAGATTGGCCTTCACCACTTCTTCCAGGACCGAGGACCGATCGACCTTGTTGTCAGCGGACCCAACTATGGCAGAAACACCACGGCCGTCTTTGCCTTGAGCTCGGGAACTCTTGGAGCTGCACTCGAGGCTGCTGTTTGCCAGAAAAAGGCCATTGCACTGAGCTTTGCCTTTTTCTCCCGAAACCACGACCCCGTCATCATTGAGGCAGCTTGCCGACGCAGTGTCAAGGTTATCGAGGCTCTGTACAAGCAGTGGCCTACGGACGGCAGTGCAGATCTCTACAGCGTCAACGTGCCTCTTGTGGAAGGTCTCGAAAACAAAAAGGCCATCTGGACAAACATGCTGCAGAACTACTGGAGAGAAGGTGGCTGCTTCCAGGAGATTGAGGGTGAAGCCGGGGACGAaaatgaggaggaggagagaatACGAGAGGGTATTCAAGGAGAAGTGGACGATGCTGGGTCATCTGCCCGCAAAGGACATGTCCACAAGCACTTTAAATGGGCACCCAGGTTTACAGATGTTTACAAGAGTGTGGAAGAGTCCAAGCCAGGCAACGACGGATGGGCTGTCAAAGAGGGACTGACAAG TGTCAccgccctcaaggccaactttATGCATGATTCTGAAGAGTCCAACCAGAAGGAGCTAGAACT TTCAGGTTCAGAGGTGGCCATTCGGCCAAAGAGTGCGGTTCAAGCCATCGTTTCTTACGAGGATTCTTATGTGCAGCCTCTCATTCTGTCCGCCATCGAATCTCTGTTCCCTGGCATCTTGGACGTGACCACTAAAGAACAGTCGTCCCTCGCAGAGTTTGGCGATGAAAAGGTTCTCCAGATCACTGCCTACGAGTCTATTGACTTTGAGTACGCTGCCAGCCACGAAAAGACGtctctcatcaacagctACATGATTCGAAAGGCTCTTATCCGAAAGCACTACCTATCGACAACCGTGGATCACTGGATTGCCAAGAACCCATCGTCTATCCTCAAGCAACACGTCAAGCGAAGTGAGGCGTTTGAGGTTGACTTTGCCGAGTTTCTAGACGATGCTCTGGTGGAGGCGTTTGACCTCCGGGAGAGCATGGAACGGaacgaggagaagcctgACGACAAGGAATGGTGGATCCTGAAGCCAGGAATGAGTGACCGAGGCCAGGGCATTCGACTCTTTAGCTCTATGGATGAGCTCCAAGCCATATTTGATGCCTGGGAAGAAGATCAGCCTGACACTGACGATGAGCCCGAGgcagatgatgacgacgacggcgacggtATCATGACCTCTCATCTACGCCACTTTGTTGCACAGCCCTATATTCACCCGCCCCTTTTGGTCGAAGGCGAGAGCCGCAAGTTTCACATTCGAACTTATGTCATGTGCACTGGAAGCCTCAACGTCTGGGTGTACAAGCACATGCTGGCCCTGTTTGCTGGCAAGCCGTACACTGCACCGGCAGATGCCCCGGAAGATATTGAGTCGTTCCTCACAAACACATGTCTCCAGGACTCGCCCAACGAAAACACCGTCCGTCGTTTCTGGGATCTGCCCCTGTCAAAGGAGACACGGGATGACATCTTTACTCAGATCTGCGATGTGACCGGCGAGGTCTTTGAggcggcagccaaggccatgccCATCCACTTTCAAACACTGCCAAACGCTTTTGAAGTGTTTGGTCTTGACTTTCTTGTGGATGCCAAGGGAACTGCTTGGTTGCTCGAGGTGAATGCGTTCCCTGACTTTAAGCAGACTGGGGGTGACCTCAAGGATATCGTCTCTGGGTTCTGGAAGGGGGTATTGAGACATGGGGTTGCACCATTCTTTAACATCTCGCCAAAGGACCAGGAGGGTGCTGAGGACATGGTTCCCGTACGAAAGCTTGATCTTGGTAGAGGATGA